A genomic window from Candidatus Andeanibacterium colombiense includes:
- the pnp gene encoding polyribonucleotide nucleotidyltransferase, whose protein sequence is MFDVKSVSLEWGGKTLTLETGRIARQADGAVLATYGETVVLCAVTAAKNVKEGQDFFPLTVHYQEKFFAAGRIPGGFFKRERGATEKETLVSRLIDRPVRPLFPEGFYNEINVIAQVLSYDGEVEPDVLAMIAASAALTISGVPFMGPIGAARVGYVDGEYTLNPKQDEAAAGALDLVVAATGNAVMMVESQARELSEEIMLGGVIFAHDEIKKVVNAIIDLAEKAAKEPWDVATSDNSAIKDKLKTLIGKDIAAAYKLTDKSARSNALNAARAKAKEAFASEDAQTQMVAIKSVKKVEADIVRGAILKDGTRIDGRTTTQVRPIEGMVGFLPRTHGSALFTRGETQSICTTTLGTKDSEQMIDGLEGLSYSNFMLHYNFPPYSVGEVGRFGAPSRRDVGHGKLAWRALQAVLPSKEDFPYTIRVVSDITESNGSSSMATVCGGSLSMMDAGVPLTRPVSGIAMGLILEGKDFTVLSDILGDEDHLGDMDFKVAGTSEGITTMQMDIKVAGITREIFEAALNQAKDGRAHILGEMQKALGSARTELSDYAPRIETMQIDKSKIRDIIGTGGKVIREIVAETGAKVDIDDEGLIKISSSDISQIEAARKWIAGIVEEAEVGKVYDGKVVNIVDFGAFVNFMGGKDGLVHVSEMRNERVEKPTDVVSEGQAVKVKVLEIDPRGKVRLSMRVVDQETGEELEDTRPAREPREPRGDRPGGDRGDRRGPRSGGGDRDRGPRREGGGDRDRGPRREGGGDRDRGPRRERSEGGASDNGGGNPDHMPAFLKSDD, encoded by the coding sequence ATGTTCGACGTTAAATCCGTATCGCTGGAGTGGGGCGGCAAGACCCTCACTCTGGAAACCGGCCGCATTGCCCGTCAGGCTGACGGCGCGGTCCTCGCAACCTATGGCGAAACCGTGGTGCTCTGCGCCGTGACCGCCGCCAAGAACGTGAAGGAAGGGCAGGACTTCTTCCCGCTCACCGTTCACTATCAGGAAAAATTCTTCGCCGCCGGACGCATCCCGGGCGGCTTCTTCAAGCGTGAACGTGGTGCGACCGAAAAGGAAACCCTGGTTTCCCGCCTGATCGACCGGCCGGTGCGGCCGTTGTTTCCGGAGGGTTTTTATAACGAGATCAACGTCATCGCCCAGGTGCTGAGCTATGACGGCGAGGTCGAGCCCGACGTGCTGGCGATGATCGCCGCCTCCGCCGCGCTGACCATCTCGGGCGTCCCCTTCATGGGCCCGATCGGCGCCGCCCGCGTCGGCTATGTCGACGGCGAGTACACGCTGAACCCGAAGCAGGACGAAGCCGCCGCCGGCGCGCTCGACCTGGTCGTTGCCGCCACCGGCAATGCGGTGATGATGGTCGAGAGCCAGGCCCGCGAGCTGAGCGAAGAAATCATGCTCGGCGGCGTGATCTTCGCCCATGACGAGATCAAGAAGGTCGTGAACGCGATCATCGACCTCGCCGAGAAGGCCGCCAAGGAACCCTGGGACGTCGCCACCAGCGACAATTCGGCGATCAAGGACAAGCTCAAGACCCTGATCGGCAAGGACATTGCCGCGGCCTACAAGCTGACCGACAAGTCCGCCCGTTCGAACGCGCTCAACGCCGCGCGCGCCAAGGCCAAGGAAGCCTTCGCGAGCGAGGATGCGCAGACCCAGATGGTCGCGATCAAGAGCGTCAAGAAGGTCGAGGCCGACATCGTGCGCGGCGCGATCCTGAAGGACGGCACCCGCATCGACGGCCGCACCACCACCCAGGTCCGCCCGATCGAAGGCATGGTCGGCTTCCTGCCGCGCACCCACGGTTCGGCGCTGTTCACCCGCGGCGAGACGCAGTCGATCTGCACCACCACCCTGGGCACCAAGGACAGCGAGCAGATGATCGACGGGCTCGAGGGCCTGAGCTATTCGAACTTCATGCTGCACTACAACTTCCCGCCCTATTCGGTCGGCGAAGTCGGCCGCTTCGGCGCCCCCAGCCGCCGCGACGTCGGCCACGGCAAGCTTGCCTGGCGCGCACTGCAGGCGGTCCTGCCCAGCAAGGAAGACTTCCCCTATACGATCCGCGTGGTCTCGGACATCACCGAGTCCAACGGTTCCAGCTCGATGGCCACCGTCTGCGGCGGCAGCCTGTCGATGATGGACGCCGGCGTTCCGCTCACGCGTCCGGTTTCGGGCATCGCGATGGGCCTGATCCTCGAAGGCAAGGACTTCACCGTCCTCAGCGACATCCTCGGTGACGAGGATCACCTCGGCGACATGGACTTCAAGGTCGCCGGCACCTCCGAAGGCATCACCACGATGCAGATGGACATCAAGGTCGCCGGCATCACCCGCGAGATCTTCGAAGCCGCGCTGAACCAGGCGAAGGACGGCCGCGCGCACATCCTCGGCGAAATGCAGAAGGCGCTCGGCAGCGCCCGCACCGAGCTTTCGGACTACGCGCCGCGGATCGAGACGATGCAGATCGACAAGTCGAAGATCCGCGACATCATCGGCACCGGCGGCAAGGTCATCCGCGAGATCGTCGCCGAAACCGGCGCGAAGGTGGATATCGACGACGAAGGCCTGATCAAGATCTCGTCCTCCGACATCAGCCAGATCGAAGCGGCCCGCAAGTGGATCGCCGGGATCGTGGAAGAAGCGGAGGTCGGCAAGGTCTATGACGGCAAGGTCGTCAACATCGTCGATTTCGGCGCCTTCGTGAACTTCATGGGCGGCAAGGACGGCCTGGTTCACGTCAGCGAAATGCGCAACGAGCGGGTCGAAAAGCCGACCGACGTCGTCTCCGAAGGCCAGGCCGTAAAGGTCAAGGTCCTCGAGATCGACCCGCGCGGCAAGGTTCGCCTGTCGATGCGCGTCGTCGATCAGGAAACCGGCGAAGAGCTGGAAGACACCCGCCCGGCCCGCGAACCGCGCGAACCCCGTGGTGACCGCCCCGGCGGCGACCGCGGCGATCGCCGTGGCCCCCGCAGCGGCGGCGGCGATCGTGACCGTGGTCCCCGTCGTGAAGGCGGCGGCGACCGTGACCGGGGCCCGCGCCGCGAAGGGGGCGGCGATCGTGACCGTGGCCCTCGCCGCGAGCGCAGCGAAGGCGGCGCCAGCGACAATGGTGGCGGCAACCCCGACCACATGCCGGCGTTCCTGAAGAGCGACGACTGA
- a CDS encoding helix-turn-helix domain-containing protein, translated as MCIDQLDVAIRAGAVSTILLLAWLLLGQRRQIGLPAALFAPLALCLAGFVIGNTPITSLAPAGFVGTISHVVSGFTVVFLWWFCLSCFDSRFRLNGIVLGVGLLWAAIAALDRGLIGQALVDGGLSRLLVPLGFAIVGHLVWRLLEERQDDLIPQRHHARIMVAVLLGGMLFVDLAADALFGFAWRPIAFAMTQNAMILIFGLWLARRLLMVDPSMLTFGVEQAAAMPAEAAPQSGHRPNTELHRRLSVLMEAERVFLDPELTFEGFVARMGAPERAVRTLVNHELGHDHFRTFLNHYRIAEARRLLRERDRADKLIAVALDSGFASLASFNRAFRAIEGCTPSAYRDAVRQGEPNPQFVEPGFEKRKAVF; from the coding sequence ATGTGTATTGACCAACTCGACGTTGCGATTCGAGCCGGGGCTGTAAGCACCATTCTCCTGCTGGCGTGGCTCCTGCTCGGCCAACGTCGGCAGATCGGCTTGCCCGCTGCGCTGTTCGCGCCCCTGGCGCTATGTCTCGCCGGCTTCGTCATCGGCAACACGCCGATAACCTCGCTGGCTCCGGCCGGGTTCGTCGGCACCATCTCGCACGTTGTAAGTGGCTTCACCGTCGTTTTCCTGTGGTGGTTCTGCCTTTCATGCTTCGATAGCCGGTTTCGGTTGAACGGCATCGTGCTGGGAGTCGGTCTTCTATGGGCCGCCATAGCCGCGCTCGATCGCGGGTTGATCGGACAGGCCCTTGTGGACGGAGGACTATCGCGTCTGCTCGTGCCGCTTGGCTTCGCGATCGTCGGCCATCTGGTCTGGCGCCTCCTCGAGGAACGTCAAGACGACTTGATCCCGCAACGCCATCATGCGCGAATCATGGTGGCGGTCCTCTTGGGGGGAATGCTGTTCGTCGACCTGGCGGCCGATGCATTGTTCGGTTTCGCATGGCGGCCGATTGCCTTCGCCATGACCCAGAATGCGATGATCCTGATATTCGGCCTATGGCTGGCGCGAAGGTTGCTGATGGTCGATCCCTCCATGCTCACTTTCGGCGTTGAGCAAGCGGCTGCAATGCCGGCCGAAGCGGCACCGCAGTCCGGTCATCGACCGAACACAGAGTTGCACCGCCGGCTGTCAGTCCTGATGGAAGCGGAGCGGGTGTTCCTTGATCCCGAGCTGACGTTCGAGGGATTCGTCGCGCGCATGGGAGCCCCGGAACGTGCCGTGCGGACGCTGGTCAATCACGAGCTTGGGCACGATCATTTCCGCACCTTCCTGAACCACTACCGGATCGCGGAGGCGCGTCGCCTGCTGAGGGAGCGGGATCGAGCCGACAAGCTCATCGCCGTCGCGCTGGACAGCGGTTTCGCTTCCCTTGCCAGCTTCAACCGGGCTTTTCGGGCCATCGAGGGATGCACACCCAGCGCGTACAGAGACGCGGTCCGGCAGGGTGAACCGAACCCGCAATTCGTAGAGCCGGGTTTTGAAAAGCGAAAAGCCGTCTTCTGA
- a CDS encoding CPBP family intramembrane metalloprotease: protein MIALGGTLALLLLLGTAVGCTDRQHFSARWLLIAALLVAINDALLTQLYGWIPDLIGGDWNWQGKLLALGATLAIAASPAFGFRRVGLTIAQEPGSLKTALPVAALYCAFFAIIALAFPGSRSNGEEIAFQLTMPGLEEEPFYRGVLLFALDQTFAGRKRLIGVDWGWGAVFSCFLFGMAHAFGFSHDGFSFDPLTMALTAIPSFIAVWLRLRTGSLLLPVLLHNFGNSFSLLA from the coding sequence ATGATCGCCTTGGGCGGAACATTGGCATTGCTGCTGCTGCTGGGGACGGCGGTGGGATGCACGGATCGCCAACATTTTTCCGCGCGGTGGTTGCTGATCGCGGCGCTGTTGGTGGCGATCAATGACGCCCTGCTGACCCAGCTCTATGGATGGATTCCCGACCTGATTGGGGGCGACTGGAACTGGCAAGGCAAGCTCCTGGCGCTGGGTGCCACCCTCGCCATCGCCGCTTCGCCCGCCTTCGGCTTTCGCCGCGTCGGCCTCACAATTGCGCAAGAGCCCGGTAGCCTGAAAACGGCGTTGCCGGTTGCGGCGCTTTATTGTGCCTTCTTCGCCATTATCGCTTTGGCTTTTCCGGGAAGCCGATCCAACGGCGAAGAGATCGCCTTCCAGTTGACCATGCCTGGCCTGGAAGAAGAACCATTTTATCGAGGCGTTCTGCTGTTCGCGCTCGACCAGACGTTTGCGGGCAGAAAGCGGCTCATCGGGGTTGATTGGGGCTGGGGCGCCGTGTTTTCATGTTTTCTGTTCGGCATGGCACACGCGTTCGGCTTTTCGCACGACGGCTTTTCCTTCGACCCGCTTACAATGGCGCTAACCGCTATTCCCTCGTTCATTGCAGTCTGGCTGCGCTTACGTACGGGCAGCTTGCTCCTGCCAGTCCTGCTCCACAACTTCGGCAATTCGTTCTCGCTTCTCGCCTAG